A genomic region of Serratia quinivorans contains the following coding sequences:
- a CDS encoding Predicted phosphoadenosine phosphosulfate sulfotransferase, which yields MKKINLNANVMNAANMRIDWIFDTFEMICLSFSGGKDSTVLFHLMAAIAKKKNKKFNVLFIDWEAQYTFTIAHIENIKDMYSDIIETFYWVALPLTTVNGTSQYQPEWIAWENGVEWIRKPPECAITKQDYFPFYHYAMTFEEFVTEFSSWLAGKKILASVIGIRTDESLNRYLAITSKKKLRYNKETPWTTASRDGFSYNCYPIYDWRTQDIWRFNGKTKLPYNYLYDLMYQAGVPFKYMRVCEPFGVEQRRGLWLYHILEPRTWEKMCRRVCGAHSGSISGDYYSLNKKIQKPQHLTWKDYADFLLYSLPIKTSEHYRNKIFIYLKWYREHGYERDIPDEQDNDLGHKDIPSWRRICKTIIKNDFWCRTLSFSPTKKSNYERHHRNVVEKRKSWGKVYNVK from the coding sequence ATGAAAAAAATAAATTTAAATGCAAATGTTATGAATGCTGCCAATATGAGAATAGATTGGATTTTTGATACTTTTGAAATGATTTGCTTATCATTTTCCGGTGGGAAAGATTCCACGGTTTTATTCCATTTAATGGCAGCTATAGCAAAGAAAAAGAATAAAAAGTTCAATGTTCTTTTTATTGATTGGGAGGCTCAATATACGTTTACAATTGCTCATATTGAAAACATCAAAGATATGTACAGTGACATTATTGAAACTTTCTATTGGGTCGCTCTTCCTTTGACTACAGTGAATGGGACCTCACAATACCAACCAGAATGGATAGCCTGGGAGAATGGTGTTGAGTGGATTCGGAAGCCTCCTGAATGCGCAATAACAAAACAGGATTATTTTCCATTTTATCACTATGCCATGACTTTTGAAGAGTTTGTCACAGAATTTTCTTCTTGGTTGGCTGGAAAGAAAATTTTGGCCTCAGTTATAGGCATCAGAACAGATGAATCCTTAAATCGCTATCTAGCCATAACCTCGAAAAAAAAGTTACGTTATAATAAAGAAACCCCTTGGACAACAGCTTCTCGAGATGGATTTAGTTATAATTGTTACCCTATATATGACTGGCGAACCCAAGACATTTGGCGCTTCAACGGAAAAACAAAGTTACCTTATAATTATCTATATGATCTGATGTATCAAGCAGGAGTTCCTTTTAAATATATGAGAGTGTGCGAGCCATTTGGTGTGGAGCAAAGACGTGGGCTATGGCTCTACCACATCCTTGAACCACGCACATGGGAAAAAATGTGCCGACGTGTATGCGGTGCACATAGTGGGTCTATTTCTGGAGATTATTATTCACTGAATAAAAAAATACAGAAGCCGCAACATCTTACATGGAAAGACTATGCGGACTTCTTACTCTACAGTTTGCCAATAAAGACATCAGAACATTATAGGAACAAAATATTCATTTATTTAAAATGGTATAGAGAACACGGGTACGAAAGAGATATTCCAGATGAGCAAGATAATGATCTGGGACATAAAGACATTCCATCTTGGCGCCGAATTTGCAAAACAATAATTAAAAATGACTTTTGGTGTAGGACGCTTTCCTTTAGTCCAACGAAGAAGTCAAATTATGAAAGGCATCACCGGAATGTTGTTGAAAAGAGAAAATCTTGGGGTAAGGTTTACAATGTTAAATGA
- a CDS encoding putative DNA-binding transcriptional regulator, whose protein sequence is MNVIPPKRPDSAIDLLLESLIPVAEKITLPPRKLVVWKQSSEANLYLFLNGEISILRSSDNLVLAKICDPHIFGIAEIFQSQRSHSLRPETKSTILKIKAEKAKEIFDEQNLWRSTTELLAYHTAYLGYRDGIVLQQYTYSVVRDHLIEMMTLPEESRRQITILRYIQERTYLSRSSILNILSTLKKAGHIVYARGGILKEIKSIPDRC, encoded by the coding sequence ATGAACGTAATACCACCAAAAAGACCTGATTCAGCCATTGACCTTTTACTTGAGTCACTAATTCCAGTCGCGGAAAAAATCACTCTTCCCCCGCGTAAATTGGTTGTTTGGAAGCAAAGTTCTGAGGCAAACTTGTATCTATTCCTTAATGGAGAAATATCAATTCTTCGCTCGTCCGATAATCTCGTACTGGCAAAAATCTGTGATCCTCATATTTTTGGAATTGCTGAGATATTTCAGTCTCAGCGTAGTCATTCACTACGTCCCGAGACGAAATCCACTATATTAAAAATTAAGGCAGAAAAGGCAAAGGAAATTTTCGATGAGCAAAATCTTTGGCGTTCAACCACCGAGCTACTAGCCTATCATACAGCCTACCTTGGTTATCGTGATGGAATTGTTTTGCAACAGTACACGTACTCAGTCGTACGTGACCACTTAATTGAAATGATGACTCTTCCAGAGGAGAGTCGCAGGCAAATAACAATTCTAAGATACATTCAAGAAAGAACATACCTTTCCCGTAGCAGTATACTTAACATTTTATCAACCCTTAAAAAGGCAGGGCATATTGTTTACGCCAGAGGAGGGATACTTAAAGAAATAAAATCAATTCCTGACAGGTGTTAA
- a CDS encoding Transposase and inactivated derivatives, translating into MDEKKLKALAAELAKGLETEADLNAFSRMLTKLTVETALNAELTDHLGHEKNAPKTGSNTRNGYSSKTLLCDDGEIELNTPRDRENTLESQLIKKNQTRITQMDSQILSLYAKGMTTREIVVTFKEMYDADVSPTLISKVTDAVKEQVTAWKNRPLDALYPIVYLGCIVVKVRHSCSVINKAVFLALGINTEGQKELLGMWLAESEGAKFWLSVLTELKNRGLEDILIACVDGLKGFPDAINSVYPQTHIQLCIIHMVRNSLKYVSWKDYKAVTSGLKTVYQSPTEEAALMALDTFAGTWDDKYPQISKSANQQISKSANQQISKSANQQISKSANQQISKSWRAHWENLNTFFGYPADIRKAIYTTNAIESLNSVIRQAIKKRKVFPTDDSVRKVIYLAIKDASKKWSMPIQNWRLAMSRFIIEFGGRLSDHL; encoded by the coding sequence ATGGACGAAAAGAAACTCAAAGCCCTTGCGGCTGAACTGGCTAAAGGCCTTGAAACCGAAGCCGATCTCAATGCGTTTTCTCGTATGCTCACGAAGCTTACCGTCGAAACAGCGCTCAATGCAGAGCTAACCGACCACCTCGGACACGAGAAAAATGCCCCTAAAACAGGCTCGAATACCCGTAACGGATACTCGTCAAAAACGTTGCTTTGCGATGATGGCGAGATTGAACTCAACACACCCCGTGACCGCGAAAACACCTTAGAGTCTCAACTGATAAAGAAAAACCAGACGCGTATTACGCAGATGGACAGCCAGATTTTGTCCCTGTACGCCAAAGGGATGACGACCCGTGAAATTGTCGTGACGTTTAAGGAAATGTACGATGCGGACGTGTCCCCCACGCTGATATCTAAAGTCACCGATGCGGTTAAAGAACAGGTAACAGCGTGGAAAAATCGACCTTTGGATGCACTGTATCCCATTGTTTATCTTGGCTGTATTGTGGTTAAAGTTCGTCACAGTTGCAGCGTGATTAACAAAGCCGTCTTCCTCGCGTTGGGCATTAATACCGAAGGCCAGAAAGAATTGTTGGGCATGTGGCTGGCAGAAAGCGAAGGGGCAAAGTTCTGGCTTAGTGTGCTGACAGAGCTTAAAAACCGGGGTCTTGAGGATATCCTGATTGCCTGCGTGGACGGGCTGAAGGGCTTCCCGGATGCGATAAACAGCGTTTATCCTCAGACACATATCCAGCTCTGCATCATCCATATGGTACGCAACAGCCTGAAATACGTGTCTTGGAAGGACTATAAAGCCGTCACCAGCGGGCTGAAAACGGTGTATCAGTCTCCGACAGAAGAAGCCGCGCTGATGGCGCTGGACACGTTTGCGGGTACCTGGGACGATAAATATCCGCAAATCAGCAAATCAGCAAATCAGCAAATCAGCAAATCAGCAAATCAGCAAATCAGCAAATCAGCAAATCAGCAAATCAGCAAATCAGCAAATCAGCAAATCAGCAAAAGCTGGCGCGCACATTGGGAAAACCTCAATACCTTCTTCGGCTACCCGGCAGATATCCGCAAGGCGATCTACACCACGAATGCCATCGAGTCGCTGAACAGCGTGATCCGACAGGCGATAAAGAAACGAAAAGTGTTCCCGACAGATGACTCAGTGCGAAAAGTTATTTATCTGGCGATCAAGGATGCTTCGAAAAAATGGAGTATGCCGATCCAGAACTGGCGGCTGGCGATGAGCCGTTTTATTATCGAGTTCGGTGGCCGCCTGAGTGATCACCTTTAA
- a CDS encoding Bacterial Ig-like domain (group 1): protein MGYSTLASPSLPQMVDDGFISEVELVTAGGVSIVVNAYGNPKKGDYLALYWDGHFVSDIFLTSKNIDSAFPWASIVPEPLVTNGKHHTWFTAIDSYQNPSKSGVSVAIVKRKHAGVLPPPSFPDAVENVIDNASVILNLGSHIHIPNTSDEFVKGARIEIYWAGFNKKTGFVSESVTIISHVITGSDIENGANVLVEPPFITAIDQGYAWASYAISPPLSLTQKTSEAASVNIDMDTMVQYPASLVPENNEGWIGCENVSDGVIVTVLGNPLFLTESQITVYWQGYTLNGDVISNAVYEEIHTLTEEEAKAGFDVQIPVTAATPIQIGYAQVWYQVSEPSPTGISNYTYINVDNVHCDPLPPPVFISAEEDKTIDKEEVNNNDGTIMTISWDNMQEGDNITTYWVGYTTTPDSPVPDSPWNASRDVTAEDIVQGFAEFHVPADNIRIIGNGKALGYYKVLLASGGMAVSSNAEVYVMQANGDNAIIGVIGIEQDNAKANGTDVNTVFATVKNDVQQLLPGQYVIFSTSNGATITSPVMTDENGIAEAALTNTVEGIAKTTATINNSYMTTDVNFSESDRNDPESQVNFLGILKNNAEGNGIEENSVSALVIGKDGKQLSNQSVTFESDNGAIINSPIISDTYGFATTTLTNVVAGSSSITASVNNSIQVIDVMFTNNDDAIITDMDIKTNYAESDNISVDEIIVRVIGVDEKPLYGQSVIFSTANEATVQSPKITNSNGDAITTITSPYTGKVQVIASINEIDKSIYVDFKNIIDAEIGVLGIDNNNAKADGVDKNSVGVVVVGKDGLLSGQSVIFQSDKELVIDSPVMTDDTGYASSYITSNTPGKFTVTAIINDSQKTIDIDFI from the coding sequence ATGGGATATTCAACCTTGGCATCCCCTTCGTTACCTCAAATGGTAGATGACGGTTTCATTAGTGAAGTGGAACTAGTTACTGCAGGTGGGGTCAGCATTGTAGTTAATGCCTACGGCAACCCAAAAAAAGGTGATTACTTAGCGTTATACTGGGATGGTCATTTCGTTAGTGACATTTTTTTGACATCAAAAAACATAGATAGCGCTTTCCCTTGGGCCTCAATCGTGCCTGAACCTTTAGTTACAAATGGTAAGCATCATACTTGGTTTACGGCTATAGACTCATATCAAAACCCATCAAAGTCAGGTGTTTCGGTCGCAATAGTTAAACGTAAACATGCTGGCGTGCTCCCCCCTCCATCTTTCCCTGATGCTGTTGAAAATGTAATAGATAATGCCAGTGTAATTTTAAATTTAGGGTCGCATATTCACATACCCAATACATCTGATGAATTTGTTAAAGGTGCTCGCATTGAAATTTACTGGGCAGGTTTTAATAAAAAAACTGGATTTGTATCAGAAAGTGTTACAATTATATCCCATGTTATCACTGGTTCTGATATCGAAAACGGTGCGAATGTTCTTGTTGAACCTCCATTTATTACAGCAATTGACCAAGGCTACGCATGGGCTTCATACGCTATTTCCCCCCCTCTATCACTCACCCAAAAAACATCAGAAGCCGCAAGCGTTAACATAGATATGGATACAATGGTTCAGTATCCAGCATCACTAGTTCCGGAAAACAATGAGGGATGGATAGGATGTGAAAATGTTAGTGATGGTGTTATAGTGACCGTCCTTGGTAATCCACTTTTCTTAACCGAAAGCCAAATAACAGTATATTGGCAAGGTTATACTTTAAATGGTGATGTAATATCCAATGCTGTATATGAAGAAATACACACTTTAACTGAAGAAGAAGCAAAAGCAGGTTTTGATGTACAAATCCCAGTAACAGCAGCGACACCAATCCAGATCGGTTATGCCCAAGTCTGGTACCAAGTTTCGGAACCATCACCAACTGGTATATCAAACTATACATATATCAATGTTGATAATGTTCACTGCGACCCTCTACCTCCGCCAGTCTTTATCTCTGCTGAAGAGGACAAAACCATTGATAAAGAAGAAGTGAACAACAACGATGGAACTATAATGACTATTTCTTGGGATAATATGCAAGAGGGCGATAATATCACAACCTATTGGGTTGGTTATACTACAACCCCTGACTCGCCAGTCCCAGACTCCCCGTGGAACGCTAGTCGGGACGTGACTGCAGAAGATATTGTTCAAGGCTTTGCAGAGTTTCATGTACCCGCAGATAATATTAGAATTATTGGTAACGGGAAAGCTCTAGGTTATTATAAGGTACTACTAGCCAGTGGTGGCATGGCAGTATCGAGTAACGCCGAAGTTTACGTAATGCAAGCGAATGGTGATAATGCTATAATAGGTGTTATCGGTATAGAACAGGATAATGCAAAAGCCAATGGTACAGATGTTAATACGGTATTCGCGACCGTGAAAAATGATGTACAGCAACTCCTTCCTGGGCAGTATGTGATTTTTAGTACAAGCAATGGGGCAACTATCACCAGTCCGGTAATGACTGACGAAAATGGTATAGCCGAAGCAGCACTCACGAACACGGTCGAGGGTATTGCAAAAACCACAGCAACTATAAACAATAGTTACATGACCACAGATGTTAATTTTTCAGAAAGTGACAGGAATGACCCTGAATCTCAAGTGAACTTTTTGGGGATTTTAAAAAATAATGCTGAGGGTAATGGAATTGAAGAGAACTCTGTATCCGCTCTTGTTATTGGCAAGGATGGAAAGCAACTATCAAACCAGAGTGTAACGTTTGAAAGTGATAATGGAGCAATTATTAATAGCCCGATAATTAGTGATACCTATGGTTTTGCCACAACAACTTTAACTAATGTTGTTGCTGGGTCTTCATCAATCACGGCTTCAGTTAACAACAGCATCCAAGTAATAGATGTTATGTTTACTAATAACGATGATGCAATAATTACTGACATGGATATAAAGACGAATTATGCAGAGTCTGACAATATTTCTGTTGATGAGATTATAGTTCGTGTTATAGGAGTAGATGAAAAGCCTCTTTATGGACAAAGTGTTATATTTAGCACCGCCAACGAAGCCACCGTTCAAAGCCCAAAAATCACGAATAGTAATGGGGATGCCATCACTACTATTACCAGTCCTTACACTGGAAAAGTTCAGGTTATTGCATCTATTAATGAAATCGATAAAAGCATCTATGTTGACTTCAAAAATATAATTGATGCTGAAATTGGTGTTTTAGGTATAGACAATAACAATGCTAAAGCAGATGGTGTTGATAAAAATAGTGTCGGAGTTGTAGTAGTAGGTAAGGATGGTCTGCTTTCAGGCCAAAGTGTTATTTTTCAGTCCGATAAAGAACTTGTTATCGATAGTCCAGTTATGACTGATGATACTGGTTATGCATCCAGTTATATAACCAGTAATACGCCCGGGAAATTCACTGTTACAGCGATTATAAATGATAGTCAAAAAACCATAGACATCGACTTCATTTAA
- a CDS encoding Invasin, whose product MALFGSNHLQKNPSAVTIGVNYTPIPLVTIAVEHKNGQGGEHDTQLKLDATLQLGVPLYQQLDSSNVSNLRTLEGSRYDLVNRNNDIILDYRKQELISLELTPKSLSGEGSETGTIVANVKAKYGVERIDWNAAELIAAGGSIQEISKQTLRVVYPKYDVNAKNNYDVNAVAYDSHGNSSNADISHISVSEPSIIEPTISVIKDDAIANGIDSNIVQVKVTDSNGNALSDKQVVFKSDASVEIESPTVTTDAQGLGQTSLRSTDAESFKVLASVDGINTETVVTFTANASAATVSSLSSDVPAQVADGSSAITFTAVLKDSNGNLVAEAPVAFSTTGGTLAQPSATTNAQGEARVTLTSTQVGGVTVTAKAQENAADGGKSQAVTFTANASTATVSSLSSDVPAQVADGSSAITFTAVLKDSNGNLVAEAPVAFSTTGGALAQPSATTNAQGEARVTLTSTQVGEVTVTAKAQENAADGGKSQAVTFTANASAATVSSLSSDVPAQVADGSSAITFTAVLKDSNGNLVAEAPVAFSTTGGALAQPSVTTNAQGEARVTLTSTQVGEVTVTAKAQENAADGGKSQAVTFTANASAATVSSLSSDVPAQLADGSSAITFTAVLKDSNGNLVAEAPVAFSTTGGALAQPSATTNAQGEARVTLTSTQVGEVTVTAKAQENAADGGKSQAVTFTANASTATVSSLSSDVPAQLADGSSAITFTAVLKDSNGNLVAEAPVAFSTTGGALAQPSATTNAQGEARVTLTSTQVGEVTVTAKAQENAADGGKSQAVTFTANASAATVSSLSSDVPAQVADGSSAITFTAVLKDSNGNLVAEAPVAFSTTGGALAQPSATTNAQGEARVTLTSTQVGEVTVTAKAQENAADGGKSQAVTFTANASTATVSSLSSDVPAQVADGSSAITFTAVLKDSNGNLVAKAPVAFSTTGGTLAQPSATTNAQGEARVTLTNTQVGGVTVTAKAQENAADGGKSQAVTFTANASTATVSSLSSDVPAQVADGSSAITFTAVLKDSNGNLVAEAPVAFSTTGGALAQPSVTTNAQGEARVTLTSTQVGEVTVTAKAQENAADGGKSQAVTFTANASAATVSSLSSDVPAQLADGSSAITFTAVLKDSNGNLVAEAPVAFSTTGGALAQPSVTTNAQGEARVTLTSTQVGEVTVTAKAQENAADGGKSQAVTFIAVLKIRSLQRLNKESQSEGFSPNEGFPTTAVKDGKTYFAIKLEGGQEQSKKWSSSDSSVATVDSSGHVMLAGSKGNATITISDDISEINYSFTIKKVFTLLKGPAVSQLDAKIQCSNIGLSLPLVEDLTNAGTTSPYKAVGNLWGEWGDFPALWSLSGSQYIYTGTADSKKYTMVNGAGMQTSFSYSVSHTSQFSCI is encoded by the coding sequence GTGGCCTTGTTTGGCTCCAATCATTTACAAAAAAACCCATCAGCTGTAACTATCGGTGTAAATTACACACCAATCCCATTGGTTACCATAGCTGTTGAACATAAAAATGGCCAAGGCGGTGAGCATGACACACAATTAAAACTTGATGCTACACTGCAACTAGGTGTTCCTCTTTATCAACAGTTGGATTCCTCTAATGTTTCTAATTTACGAACATTAGAAGGAAGTCGGTATGACCTTGTTAACCGTAATAATGACATCATTCTTGACTATAGAAAACAGGAGTTAATATCACTTGAGTTAACACCTAAATCGCTAAGTGGAGAGGGTAGCGAGACAGGCACAATTGTTGCAAATGTAAAGGCCAAGTATGGTGTTGAACGTATTGACTGGAATGCAGCTGAGTTAATTGCCGCCGGTGGGAGCATACAAGAAATATCAAAACAAACCTTAAGAGTTGTTTACCCAAAGTACGATGTGAATGCGAAGAATAACTATGATGTAAATGCTGTTGCGTACGATTCTCACGGTAATAGCTCCAATGCAGACATATCTCACATATCGGTATCTGAGCCGTCAATAATCGAACCTACTATTTCTGTTATTAAAGATGATGCTATCGCTAATGGTATAGATAGTAATATTGTTCAAGTTAAGGTTACAGATAGTAATGGTAATGCTTTATCAGATAAACAAGTTGTATTTAAGTCTGATGCCAGTGTTGAAATTGAATCGCCAACAGTCACCACCGATGCTCAAGGGTTAGGACAAACCTCTTTGAGGAGCACTGATGCTGAATCATTTAAGGTTTTAGCATCAGTGGACGGCATTAACACAGAGACTGTAGTGACCTTCACCGCCAATGCCAGTGCGGCGACGGTCAGCAGCCTGAGCAGCGACGTGCCGGCACAGGTTGCGGACGGCAGCAGTGCGATCACCTTTACGGCCGTGCTGAAGGACAGTAACGGCAATCTGGTGGCGGAGGCACCGGTGGCCTTCAGCACCACCGGCGGGACGCTGGCCCAGCCGAGCGCGACCACGAACGCCCAGGGCGAAGCCCGGGTAACCCTGACCAGCACCCAGGTCGGGGGGGTCACGGTCACCGCGAAGGCCCAGGAGAATGCGGCAGACGGCGGCAAGAGCCAGGCGGTGACCTTCACCGCCAATGCCAGCACGGCGACGGTCAGCAGCCTGAGCAGCGACGTGCCGGCACAGGTTGCGGATGGCAGCAGTGCGATCACCTTTACGGCCGTGCTGAAGGACAGTAACGGCAATCTGGTGGCGGAGGCACCGGTGGCCTTCAGCACCACCGGCGGGGCGCTGGCCCAGCCGAGCGCGACCACGAACGCCCAGGGCGAAGCCCGGGTAACCCTGACCAGCACCCAGGTCGGGGAGGTCACGGTCACCGCGAAGGCCCAGGAGAATGCGGCAGACGGCGGCAAGAGCCAGGCGGTGACCTTCACCGCCAATGCCAGTGCGGCGACGGTCAGCAGCCTGAGCAGCGACGTGCCGGCACAGGTTGCGGACGGCAGCAGTGCGATCACCTTTACGGCCGTGCTGAAGGACAGTAACGGCAATCTGGTGGCGGAGGCACCGGTGGCCTTCAGCACCACCGGCGGGGCGCTGGCCCAGCCGAGCGTGACCACGAACGCCCAGGGCGAAGCCCGGGTAACCCTGACCAGCACCCAGGTCGGGGAGGTCACGGTCACCGCGAAAGCCCAGGAGAATGCGGCAGACGGCGGCAAGAGCCAGGCGGTGACCTTCACCGCCAATGCCAGTGCGGCGACGGTCAGCAGCCTGAGCAGCGACGTGCCGGCACAGCTTGCGGACGGCAGCAGTGCGATCACCTTTACGGCCGTGCTGAAGGACAGTAACGGCAATCTGGTGGCGGAGGCACCGGTGGCCTTCAGCACCACCGGCGGGGCGCTGGCCCAGCCGAGCGCGACCACGAACGCCCAGGGTGAAGCCCGGGTAACCCTGACCAGCACCCAGGTCGGGGAGGTCACGGTCACCGCGAAGGCCCAGGAGAATGCGGCAGACGGCGGCAAGAGCCAGGCGGTGACCTTCACCGCCAATGCCAGCACGGCGACGGTCAGCAGCCTGAGCAGCGACGTGCCGGCACAGCTTGCGGATGGCAGCAGTGCGATCACCTTTACGGCCGTGCTGAAGGACAGTAACGGCAATCTGGTGGCGGAGGCACCGGTGGCCTTCAGCACCACCGGCGGGGCGCTGGCCCAGCCGAGCGCGACCACGAACGCCCAGGGCGAAGCCCGGGTAACCCTGACCAGCACCCAGGTCGGGGAGGTCACGGTCACCGCGAAAGCCCAGGAGAATGCGGCAGACGGCGGCAAGAGCCAGGCGGTGACCTTCACCGCCAATGCCAGTGCGGCGACGGTCAGCAGCCTGAGCAGCGACGTGCCGGCACAGGTTGCGGATGGCAGCAGTGCGATCACCTTTACGGCCGTGCTGAAGGACAGTAACGGCAATCTGGTGGCGGAGGCACCGGTGGCCTTCAGCACCACCGGCGGGGCGCTGGCCCAGCCGAGCGCGACCACGAACGCCCAGGGCGAAGCCCGGGTAACCCTGACCAGCACCCAGGTCGGGGAGGTCACGGTCACCGCGAAGGCCCAGGAGAATGCGGCAGACGGCGGCAAGAGCCAGGCGGTGACCTTCACCGCCAATGCCAGCACGGCGACGGTCAGCAGCCTGAGCAGCGACGTGCCGGCACAGGTTGCGGATGGCAGCAGTGCGATCACCTTTACGGCCGTGCTGAAGGACAGTAACGGCAATCTGGTGGCGAAGGCACCGGTGGCCTTCAGCACCACCGGCGGGACGCTGGCCCAGCCGAGCGCGACCACGAACGCCCAGGGCGAAGCCCGGGTAACCCTGACCAACACCCAGGTCGGGGGGGTCACGGTCACCGCGAAGGCCCAGGAGAATGCGGCAGACGGCGGCAAGAGCCAGGCGGTGACCTTCACCGCCAATGCCAGCACGGCGACGGTCAGCAGCCTGAGCAGCGACGTGCCGGCACAGGTTGCGGATGGCAGCAGTGCGATCACCTTTACGGCCGTGCTGAAGGACAGTAACGGCAATCTGGTGGCGGAGGCACCGGTGGCCTTCAGCACCACCGGCGGGGCGCTGGCCCAGCCGAGCGTGACCACGAACGCCCAGGGCGAAGCCCGGGTAACCCTGACCAGCACCCAGGTCGGGGAGGTCACGGTCACCGCGAAGGCCCAGGAGAATGCGGCAGACGGCGGCAAGAGCCAGGCGGTGACCTTCACCGCCAATGCCAGTGCGGCGACGGTCAGCAGCCTGAGCAGCGACGTGCCGGCACAGCTTGCGGACGGCAGCAGTGCGATCACCTTTACGGCCGTGCTGAAGGACAGTAACGGCAATCTGGTGGCGGAGGCACCGGTGGCCTTCAGCACCACCGGCGGGGCGCTGGCCCAGCCGAGCGTGACCACGAACGCCCAGGGCGAAGCCCGGGTAACCCTGACCAGCACCCAGGTCGGGGAGGTCACGGTCACCGCGAAGGCCCAGGAGAATGCGGCAGACGGCGGCAAGAGCCAGGCGGTGACCTTTATAGCTGTTCTTAAGATCAGATCCTTACAAAGACTAAATAAAGAGTCGCAAAGCGAAGGTTTTTCGCCAAATGAAGGTTTCCCTACAACTGCAGTAAAAGATGGTAAAACATATTTCGCAATAAAATTAGAAGGAGGACAAGAGCAAAGTAAAAAATGGTCAAGTTCAGACTCAAGCGTTGCAACTGTAGACAGTTCTGGGCATGTAATGTTAGCTGGTAGTAAGGGAAATGCAACGATAACCATTTCTGACGATATCAGCGAAATTAATTACAGCTTTACAATTAAAAAAGTATTTACCTTATTAAAAGGGCCTGCAGTGTCTCAACTTGATGCTAAAATACAGTGCTCAAACATTGGATTGAGTCTTCCATTAGTTGAGGATCTAACAAATGCCGGAACAACAAGTCCTTATAAAGCAGTAGGAAATCTTTGGGGGGAGTGGGGTGATTTTCCAGCACTGTGGAGCCTGAGTGGAAGTCAATACATATATACGGGAACAGCAGACTCTAAAAAATACACAATGGTCAATGGGGCGGGGATGCAAACATCATTTTCTTATTCAGTATCTCATACATCCCAATTCTCTTGTATTTGA
- a CDS encoding ParB-like nuclease domain encodes MLLKRENLGVRFTMLNEIKCLIKKYIDSFCEVDNKINAINELKKIISQHSPFSDDPVDCVVWLKTETIKMNNYNPNLMATPEIKLLKHSIKTNGFTQPVVVSNNTGENIIIDGSHRFLISTSIDTDKSIWHGYLPVVEIKKNNIDEKGNIAATIRHNRARGKHQISAMSEIIRDLHRMGWKDEQIGRELGMENDEILRLKQITGLAELFEDEDFSQAWTTE; translated from the coding sequence ATGTTGTTGAAAAGAGAAAATCTTGGGGTAAGGTTTACAATGTTAAATGAAATTAAATGTTTAATAAAAAAATATATTGACTCGTTTTGTGAAGTAGACAATAAAATAAATGCGATAAATGAGTTGAAAAAAATAATAAGTCAACATAGTCCTTTTTCTGACGACCCCGTTGATTGCGTAGTATGGTTAAAGACAGAGACCATAAAAATGAACAATTACAACCCTAATTTAATGGCTACTCCAGAAATAAAATTACTGAAACACTCCATTAAAACTAATGGGTTTACACAACCAGTCGTTGTTTCCAATAACACTGGAGAAAATATTATTATCGATGGGTCTCATCGTTTTTTGATTTCTACATCAATTGATACAGACAAATCTATATGGCATGGATATTTACCGGTAGTTGAAATTAAAAAAAATAACATTGATGAAAAAGGAAATATTGCCGCGACCATCAGACATAATCGCGCTAGAGGGAAACATCAGATATCTGCAATGTCAGAGATTATTCGTGATCTTCATCGCATGGGATGGAAAGATGAACAAATAGGGCGTGAGTTAGGTATGGAAAATGACGAGATTCTCCGCCTGAAGCAAATAACTGGTCTAGCGGAACTATTCGAAGACGAAGACTTTAGTCAAGCATGGACTACAGAATAA